The Methanobacterium sp. BAmetb5 genome includes a region encoding these proteins:
- a CDS encoding 2,5-diamino-6-(ribosylamino)-4(3H)-pyrimidinone 5'-phosphate reductase — MKPKVILNAAMTLDGKIATQTGSSEISGQEDILRGHRLRKEMDAIMVGINTVLADDPRLTVHKISSNPEDNPLRVVVDSKARTPPKYRILNPEAPTIIAVSQEASRDKIKALEDDSKAEVIICGDKQVDLNCLMDELGNKGIKTLMLEGGSTLNYSMLSAGLVNEIRVCIAPMIAGGAEAKTLVDGKGVDYMKDAFRLKLKKSYNLGEDLIVEYEVL; from the coding sequence ATTAAACCAAAAGTGATCTTAAATGCAGCCATGACCCTGGATGGGAAAATAGCCACCCAAACAGGAAGTTCTGAGATATCAGGCCAGGAAGATATTTTAAGGGGGCACCGGCTCCGCAAAGAAATGGATGCAATAATGGTTGGTATAAACACAGTCCTGGCTGATGATCCCCGCCTCACAGTCCATAAAATCTCATCTAACCCCGAAGACAATCCACTGCGGGTAGTGGTGGATAGTAAAGCCCGCACACCTCCAAAATACAGGATCCTTAACCCGGAAGCTCCCACTATCATTGCAGTTTCACAGGAAGCATCACGGGATAAAATAAAGGCTCTTGAGGATGATAGTAAGGCAGAAGTGATTATCTGTGGGGACAAACAGGTTGATCTAAACTGTTTAATGGATGAACTGGGAAATAAAGGGATTAAAACGTTAATGCTTGAGGGCGGTTCCACTTTGAATTATTCTATGCTCAGTGCCGGCCTGGTAAATGAGATAAGGGTCTGCATAGCCCCCATGATCGCCGGGGGAGCCGAGGCCAAGACTTTGGTAGATGGGAAGGGAGTGGATTACATGAAAGATGCCTTCCGTTTAAAGCTCAAGAAGAGTTATAACCTTGGAGAAGACCTCATAGTTGAATATGAAGTCTTATAA